One Sulfuricurvum sp. DNA window includes the following coding sequences:
- the fusA gene encoding elongation factor G, whose protein sequence is MARSHKLEDVRNIGIAAHIDAGKTTTTERILFYTGVSHKIGEVHEGAATMDWMEQEQERGITITSAATTCEWNGKQINIIDTPGHVDFTIEVERSMRVLDGAVAVFCAVGGVQPQSETVWRQANRYGVPRMVFVNKMDRTGADFYNVEEQIRARLKANPIAIQLPIGAEDQFKGIVDLVKMKAILWDEDAAMGSNYHESEIPADMVELANKYRAQMMEAAAEGDDSLMEKFFEEGELTNEEIMRGIKAGCLKMEIIPMTCGTAFKNKGVQTLLDAVVDYLPSPLEVAAIKGTMEDDEEVEVDVESTDDAPFAGLAFKIMTDPFVGQLTFVRVYRGVLESGTYAYNTIKGKKERIGRIVKMHANKREEIKSLYAGEIGAVVGLKDTTTGDTLCDERERLVLERMHFPEPVISVAVEPKTKADQEKMGIALAKLAAEDPSFRVHTDEETGQTIISGMGELHLEILVDRMFREFKVEAEVGAPQVAYRESIRNEVSQEYKYAKQSGGRGQFGHVYIRVKPGVPGTGYIFHNEIKGGVIPKEYIPAVEKGCKEAMQKGVLAGYPIEDVEVALYDGSYHEVDSNEMAFKLAASMGFKEAARKANPAILEPMMKVEVEVPENFMGDVIGDLNRRRGQVNNMGDRSGNKIVDAFVPLSEMFGYSTDLRSATQGRASYSMEFDHYEEVPRNVAEEIIKKRNS, encoded by the coding sequence ATGGCAAGATCCCATAAACTTGAAGACGTAAGAAACATCGGTATCGCCGCTCACATCGACGCGGGTAAAACAACAACAACAGAACGTATCTTGTTCTACACCGGTGTATCACACAAAATCGGTGAGGTTCACGAAGGTGCTGCAACTATGGACTGGATGGAGCAAGAGCAAGAGCGTGGTATCACGATCACTTCTGCTGCAACTACCTGTGAATGGAACGGCAAACAAATCAACATTATCGACACTCCGGGCCACGTTGACTTCACCATTGAAGTTGAGCGTTCTATGCGTGTTCTTGATGGTGCTGTAGCGGTATTCTGTGCTGTTGGTGGGGTTCAACCACAATCAGAAACAGTATGGCGTCAAGCAAACCGTTACGGTGTTCCTCGTATGGTTTTCGTCAACAAAATGGACCGTACAGGGGCTGATTTCTACAACGTAGAAGAGCAAATCCGTGCACGTCTTAAAGCAAATCCTATCGCTATCCAACTTCCAATCGGTGCGGAAGATCAATTTAAAGGGATCGTCGATCTTGTTAAAATGAAAGCTATCCTTTGGGATGAAGATGCAGCGATGGGTTCAAACTATCATGAATCAGAAATTCCTGCGGATATGGTTGAACTTGCAAATAAATACCGTGCACAAATGATGGAAGCGGCGGCTGAGGGTGACGATTCTTTGATGGAGAAATTCTTCGAAGAGGGTGAACTCACTAACGAAGAGATTATGCGCGGGATTAAAGCCGGATGTCTTAAAATGGAAATTATTCCAATGACATGTGGAACAGCTTTCAAAAACAAAGGGGTACAAACTCTCCTTGATGCGGTTGTTGATTATCTTCCATCTCCATTGGAAGTTGCGGCGATTAAAGGGACAATGGAAGACGATGAAGAAGTTGAAGTTGATGTTGAATCAACTGACGATGCTCCATTCGCCGGTCTTGCGTTCAAAATCATGACTGACCCATTCGTTGGACAATTGACATTCGTACGTGTTTACCGTGGTGTTCTTGAATCAGGTACGTATGCTTACAATACCATCAAAGGTAAAAAAGAGCGTATCGGGCGTATCGTTAAAATGCACGCTAACAAACGTGAAGAGATCAAATCTCTTTATGCGGGTGAAATCGGAGCGGTTGTAGGTCTTAAAGACACAACTACTGGAGATACTTTGTGTGATGAGCGCGAACGTCTAGTACTAGAGCGTATGCATTTCCCTGAGCCGGTTATCTCGGTTGCGGTTGAGCCTAAAACAAAAGCGGACCAAGAAAAAATGGGTATCGCTCTTGCAAAATTGGCTGCGGAAGATCCATCTTTCCGTGTTCACACTGACGAAGAGACAGGACAAACAATCATCAGCGGTATGGGTGAACTTCACCTTGAAATCCTCGTTGACCGTATGTTCCGTGAGTTTAAAGTAGAAGCAGAAGTAGGTGCACCACAAGTTGCTTACCGTGAATCTATCCGTAACGAAGTTAGCCAAGAGTACAAATACGCGAAACAATCGGGTGGACGTGGACAATTCGGTCACGTTTATATCCGTGTTAAGCCGGGTGTTCCTGGAACTGGTTATATCTTCCACAACGAAATCAAAGGTGGGGTTATTCCTAAAGAATATATCCCTGCGGTTGAAAAAGGGTGTAAAGAAGCGATGCAAAAAGGGGTTCTCGCGGGTTATCCAATCGAGGACGTTGAAGTTGCATTGTATGACGGGTCTTACCATGAGGTTGACTCGAATGAGATGGCATTTAAACTCGCTGCATCTATGGGATTTAAAGAGGCTGCGCGTAAAGCAAATCCAGCTATCCTTGAGCCTATGATGAAAGTTGAAGTTGAAGTTCCTGAGAACTTCATGGGTGACGTTATTGGTGACCTTAACCGTCGTCGCGGACAAGTTAACAACATGGGTGACCGTTCTGGTAACAAAATTGTTGACGCGTTCGTACCATTGTCTGAAATGTTCGGTTACTCAACTGACCTTCGTTCAGCAACTCAAGGACGTGCAAGTTACTCTATGGAATTCGATCATTACGAAGAAGTTCCACGTAACGTTGCTGAAGAGATTATCAAAAAGCGTAACAGCTAA
- the rpoC gene encoding DNA-directed RNA polymerase subunit beta' produces MSKLVPIAVTEENRPTDIKQLQFRLASPERILSWSHGEVKKPETINYRTLKPERDGLFCAKIFGPVRDYECLCGKYKKMRYKGVVCEKCGVEVTSSKVRRNRMGHIDLVTPVAHIWYVSSLPSRIGTLLGVKMKDLERVLYYEAYIVKSGGEACYDGGQTSPVLKYDVLNEEQYRTLVQRYGESGFAAEMGGQAVRDLLDELDLVDLFSALKEEVQATNSEAKRKTIVKRLKVIESFLNSGNNPAWMMLTALPVLPPELRPLVSLDGGKFAVSDVNDLYRRVINRNQRLKRLIELEAPEIIVRNEKRMLQEAVDALFDNGRRANAVKGANKRPLKSLSEIIKGKQGRFRQNLLGKRVDFSGRSVIVVGPNLRMDQCGLPKLMALELFKPHLIAKLEDKGYATTVKAAKKMIEEKTNEVWECLAEIVDGYPIMLNRAPTLHKLSIQAFHPKLIDGKAIQLHPLVCAAFNADFDGDQMAVHVPLGAEAIAECKVLMLSSMNILLPASGKAIATPSQDMVLGLYYLSLGKNDVKGSNKLFSNVDEIMIALEHKALDLHAKVRTRVDGRMIHTTAGRMILKSILPEFVPVELWNVAMKKKNINAIVDYVNKHGGIAVTAGFLDDLKNLGFKYATQSGVSISIADIIIPKEKDGLIVASKNRVKEIQKQFEAGLLTEQERYNKIIDVWTDTNNTVAGGMMDLVKNDKDGFNSIFMMADSGARGSAAQIRQLAGMRGLMAKPDGSIIETPIISNFKEGLNVLEYFISTHGARKGLADTALKTANAGYLTRKLVDVAQNVKIVEHDCGTHEGIELTDISVGNELIEPLEDRIYGRVLAEDAIDPITNEILYSEGTLIDEIKASKITEAGIKAVHIRTPTTCKSVDGVCALCYGLNLGSGGIVRKGEAVGIIAAQSIGEPGTQLTLRTFHVGGTASSTREERQVVATKEGFIRYYNLKTYSSKEGKQIVANRRNAAILLVEPKIKAPFSGTVEIQTIHDEVIVSVKGESQVQRYTLRKNEVAKPNELAGVSGKIEGKFYLPYENGAMVKEEESIVETIKDGWNVPNRIPYASEIQVKDGAPVTQKILAKEKGVVKYYLLKGDYLERHHEIAKGYSVEVKGLFAVVADSDDREAIRHYIARGSVIEVNDDEAVKADTLIAKPAKDESIVIAEWDPYSNPIISETDGVITFEDIIPGITASEQFDELTGKTRLMINEYIAPEFKPAIVLAANDGTIIRYAVEPKTAIFAQDRAEVKVADILARTPKALQKSRDITGGLPRVSELFEARKPKEIALIAELDGVVSFGKPLRGKERILITSENGMVKEYFVDKNLTAMVHPGEFVHAGERLTDGVISSHEILRILGVKALYNYLVSEVQQVYRRQGVNIADKHIEVIFTQMLRQIKILRSGDTKFIEGDVVSKAQFKVENEKILRLGGEPAIAEPYLVGITRAAVSADSIISAASFQDTTKVLTEAAVAAKIDDLTDLKENVIIGRTIPVGTGIYKDQTIMFGE; encoded by the coding sequence ATGAGTAAATTAGTACCGATTGCTGTAACTGAGGAAAACCGTCCTACGGATATTAAACAACTTCAATTTCGCCTTGCATCTCCTGAGAGAATCCTCTCATGGAGTCACGGTGAAGTAAAAAAACCAGAAACGATTAACTATCGTACCCTTAAACCGGAACGTGACGGATTGTTTTGTGCCAAAATTTTTGGACCGGTTCGTGATTACGAATGTTTGTGCGGAAAATACAAAAAAATGCGTTACAAAGGCGTTGTATGCGAAAAATGTGGTGTTGAAGTAACATCATCAAAAGTACGTCGTAATCGTATGGGGCATATTGATTTGGTTACTCCGGTAGCACACATTTGGTATGTCAGTTCACTTCCAAGCCGTATTGGAACACTCCTCGGCGTGAAAATGAAAGACCTTGAGCGCGTATTATATTATGAAGCATACATCGTTAAAAGTGGCGGGGAAGCATGTTATGACGGTGGTCAAACCTCTCCAGTACTCAAATACGATGTATTGAATGAAGAGCAATACCGTACCTTGGTACAACGCTATGGTGAAAGCGGTTTTGCAGCAGAGATGGGTGGACAAGCGGTTCGTGATCTACTCGATGAACTTGATTTGGTTGATCTATTTTCAGCACTTAAAGAAGAGGTTCAAGCAACCAATTCAGAAGCAAAACGTAAAACAATCGTTAAACGTTTGAAAGTTATTGAATCATTTTTGAATTCTGGAAATAATCCTGCATGGATGATGCTTACGGCTTTACCGGTTCTCCCTCCTGAACTTCGTCCGTTGGTAAGTCTTGATGGTGGAAAATTCGCGGTATCGGATGTGAATGACCTCTATCGCCGTGTTATTAACCGTAACCAACGTCTTAAACGTCTTATCGAGCTTGAGGCACCGGAAATTATTGTTCGCAATGAAAAACGCATGCTTCAAGAAGCAGTTGATGCGTTGTTTGATAACGGTCGTCGTGCGAATGCGGTTAAGGGTGCGAACAAACGTCCTCTTAAATCTCTTTCTGAGATTATCAAAGGTAAACAAGGGCGTTTCCGTCAAAATCTTCTTGGTAAACGTGTTGACTTCTCGGGTAGGTCGGTTATCGTTGTTGGACCAAATCTACGTATGGATCAATGTGGATTGCCAAAATTGATGGCATTGGAACTTTTCAAACCTCATTTGATTGCAAAACTCGAAGATAAAGGGTATGCAACTACCGTGAAAGCGGCGAAAAAGATGATTGAAGAGAAAACGAATGAAGTATGGGAGTGTTTAGCGGAAATCGTTGATGGGTATCCTATCATGCTTAACCGTGCACCGACATTGCACAAACTTTCAATTCAAGCATTTCACCCGAAACTCATTGACGGTAAAGCTATCCAATTGCACCCATTGGTGTGTGCCGCGTTTAATGCGGACTTCGATGGTGACCAAATGGCGGTTCATGTACCACTTGGTGCTGAAGCAATTGCAGAGTGTAAAGTATTGATGCTCTCTTCTATGAACATCTTGCTTCCTGCATCGGGTAAAGCGATTGCAACACCTTCACAAGATATGGTCTTGGGGCTTTATTATCTATCATTGGGTAAAAATGATGTGAAGGGATCGAATAAACTTTTCAGCAACGTTGATGAGATTATGATCGCATTAGAGCACAAAGCACTTGATTTACACGCAAAAGTACGTACCCGTGTTGATGGACGAATGATTCATACAACAGCGGGCCGTATGATATTGAAATCGATCTTGCCAGAGTTTGTTCCCGTAGAGCTTTGGAACGTGGCAATGAAAAAGAAAAATATCAATGCTATCGTTGACTATGTCAATAAGCATGGTGGCATTGCAGTTACAGCAGGTTTCTTGGATGATTTGAAAAATCTTGGTTTTAAATACGCAACTCAATCAGGGGTATCCATCTCTATTGCTGATATTATTATCCCAAAAGAGAAAGACGGTCTCATCGTTGCTTCTAAAAATCGTGTTAAAGAGATTCAAAAACAATTCGAAGCGGGTCTTTTGACTGAGCAAGAACGTTACAATAAAATCATTGACGTCTGGACCGATACTAATAATACCGTTGCCGGCGGAATGATGGACTTGGTTAAAAATGATAAAGATGGGTTTAACTCAATCTTTATGATGGCGGACTCTGGAGCGCGTGGATCTGCGGCTCAAATTCGTCAGTTAGCCGGTATGCGTGGTTTGATGGCGAAACCGGATGGTTCGATCATCGAAACTCCAATTATCTCGAACTTTAAAGAGGGTCTAAACGTTTTAGAGTACTTTATTTCTACTCACGGTGCTCGTAAAGGTCTTGCCGATACCGCTCTTAAAACAGCGAATGCGGGATATTTGACGCGTAAGCTTGTTGACGTTGCGCAAAACGTGAAAATTGTTGAACACGATTGCGGTACTCATGAGGGAATTGAACTTACCGATATATCTGTCGGTAATGAATTGATTGAGCCGTTGGAAGATCGTATTTATGGACGTGTATTGGCCGAAGATGCAATTGATCCAATCACCAATGAGATCCTTTATTCTGAGGGGACATTGATTGATGAGATTAAAGCTTCTAAAATTACTGAAGCGGGTATCAAAGCGGTACATATTCGTACTCCAACAACCTGTAAATCAGTCGATGGCGTATGTGCATTGTGTTACGGGTTGAACCTCGGTTCTGGTGGTATCGTACGTAAAGGTGAAGCGGTCGGTATTATCGCAGCACAATCCATCGGGGAACCGGGTACACAGTTGACCCTCCGTACCTTCCACGTTGGGGGAACCGCATCAAGTACTCGTGAAGAGCGTCAAGTTGTTGCTACCAAAGAGGGTTTCATCCGTTACTATAATTTGAAAACGTACTCTTCTAAAGAGGGGAAACAAATTGTTGCGAATCGCCGTAATGCCGCGATTTTGTTGGTTGAACCGAAAATCAAAGCTCCGTTTAGCGGAACGGTTGAGATTCAAACCATCCATGATGAAGTCATCGTCAGTGTTAAAGGTGAGAGCCAAGTACAACGTTATACACTTCGTAAAAATGAAGTGGCAAAACCAAATGAACTTGCAGGGGTTAGTGGTAAAATCGAAGGTAAATTCTATCTTCCATACGAAAACGGTGCAATGGTTAAAGAAGAAGAATCAATCGTTGAAACCATTAAAGATGGATGGAATGTACCGAACCGTATCCCATACGCTTCGGAAATTCAAGTAAAAGACGGTGCTCCTGTTACTCAAAAAATCCTTGCAAAAGAGAAAGGAGTTGTTAAATACTATCTTCTCAAAGGGGATTATTTAGAGCGTCATCATGAGATCGCTAAAGGGTACAGTGTAGAGGTAAAAGGATTATTTGCCGTGGTTGCTGATAGCGATGATCGTGAAGCAATCCGTCATTATATCGCACGTGGATCAGTAATCGAAGTGAATGATGATGAAGCGGTAAAAGCTGATACATTAATCGCTAAACCTGCTAAAGATGAGTCAATCGTCATTGCAGAATGGGATCCGTATTCAAACCCAATTATCTCTGAAACGGATGGGGTTATCACATTCGAAGATATTATTCCGGGTATTACTGCTTCTGAGCAGTTTGATGAATTGACCGGTAAAACTCGTTTGATGATCAATGAGTACATTGCACCAGAGTTCAAACCTGCTATCGTTTTGGCGGCGAATGATGGAACGATCATCCGTTATGCGGTTGAGCCGAAAACAGCGATTTTTGCACAAGATCGTGCTGAAGTGAAAGTAGCCGATATTTTGGCACGTACACCAAAAGCACTTCAAAAATCACGCGATATTACCGGGGGTCTTCCACGGGTTTCTGAGCTTTTTGAAGCACGTAAACCTAAAGAGATCGCTCTTATCGCAGAACTTGATGGGGTTGTTAGCTTCGGTAAACCGCTTCGTGGTAAAGAGCGTATCTTAATCACTAGTGAAAACGGTATGGTTAAAGAGTATTTTGTCGATAAAAACCTTACCGCAATGGTACATCCAGGTGAATTCGTTCACGCCGGTGAGCGTTTGACCGATGGTGTTATCAGCTCACATGAGATTTTGAGAATCTTGGGTGTCAAAGCGTTGTATAACTATTTGGTCAGCGAAGTACAACAAGTTTACCGCCGTCAAGGGGTTAATATTGCCGACAAACATATTGAAGTTATCTTTACTCAAATGTTGCGTCAGATTAAAATCCTCCGCTCAGGTGATACTAAATTCATTGAAGGTGATGTGGTTTCTAAAGCGCAATTCAAAGTTGAGAATGAAAAAATCCTTCGTCTCGGTGGAGAGCCTGCAATCGCTGAGCCATACCTTGTCGGTATTACGCGTGCGGCAGTTAGTGCTGATTCGATTATCTCTGCTGCATCGTTCCAAGATACTACTAAAGTCTTGACCGAAGCAGCCGTTGCAGCTAAAATCGATGATTTGACCGATCTTAAAGAAAACGTCATCATCGGACGTACCATTCCAGTCGGAACCGGTATCTATAAAGATCAAACTATTATGTTTGGTGAATAA
- a CDS encoding fumarylacetoacetate hydrolase family protein — translation MKTLHFNNTPLAPSKVVCIGRNYVEHIYELNNEIPSSMVVFNKPNSAITDTLAFITPDTRYEGEICFLMISGKIAGIGFGLDLTKGEIQNHLKSKGLPWERAKGFDGSAVLGNFVPFNAPLESLRMTLHINGVLTQEATYELMIYKPLEMIEEIKTFMSFEDGDVIMSGTPKGVNTYSIDDEFIGRIYSDETLLIENRWRVH, via the coding sequence ATGAAAACCCTCCACTTTAACAACACTCCCTTAGCTCCCTCCAAAGTAGTCTGCATCGGACGCAACTACGTCGAACATATCTATGAACTGAACAATGAAATCCCCTCCTCCATGGTAGTATTTAACAAACCCAACTCTGCTATCACGGATACATTAGCCTTCATCACCCCTGACACCCGATATGAAGGAGAAATTTGCTTTTTGATGATATCTGGGAAGATTGCAGGGATTGGGTTTGGACTTGACCTCACCAAAGGAGAGATACAAAATCATCTCAAATCCAAAGGGCTTCCGTGGGAGAGAGCTAAAGGGTTTGACGGTTCGGCGGTATTGGGTAATTTTGTCCCTTTTAATGCACCGCTCGAATCATTACGGATGACACTACATATTAATGGTGTATTGACTCAAGAAGCGACCTATGAACTCATGATCTACAAACCGCTGGAGATGATAGAGGAGATTAAAACCTTTATGAGTTTTGAGGATGGCGATGTCATCATGAGTGGAACTCCCAAAGGGGTCAATACTTATAGTATAGACGATGAGTTTATCGGACGAATTTACAGTGATGAGACGTTATTAATCGAAAATCGCTGGAGGGTGCATTAA
- the rpsG gene encoding 30S ribosomal protein S7, which translates to MRRRKAPVREIMPDPVHGSKVLTKFINKIMWDGKKSTAEKIMYGALDIIASRGEKTGIEVFNAAIDNIKPVIEVKSRRVGGATYQVPVEVRPVRQLSLAIRWLTDASRKRNERTMAERLANELMDASNDKGSAFKRKEDTYKMAEANKAFAHYRW; encoded by the coding sequence ATGAGAAGAAGAAAAGCGCCCGTTCGCGAAATTATGCCTGACCCAGTTCATGGTAGTAAAGTTTTGACGAAGTTCATCAACAAAATTATGTGGGATGGTAAAAAAAGCACTGCTGAGAAAATCATGTACGGAGCTTTGGATATCATCGCATCACGTGGTGAAAAAACAGGTATCGAAGTGTTTAATGCTGCGATCGATAACATCAAACCGGTTATCGAAGTTAAAAGCCGCCGTGTGGGTGGAGCGACCTACCAAGTTCCAGTAGAAGTACGCCCTGTTCGCCAGCTTTCACTCGCTATCCGTTGGTTGACGGATGCATCACGCAAACGTAACGAGCGCACTATGGCTGAGCGTTTGGCAAACGAATTGATGGATGCATCTAACGATAAAGGGTCTGCGTTCAAACGTAAAGAAGATACTTACAAAATGGCAGAAGCGAATAAAGCGTTTGCTCACTATCGTTGGTAA
- the rpsL gene encoding 30S ribosomal protein S12 → MPTINQLIRKERQAVVKKSKSPALVSCPQRRGVCTRVYTTTPKKPNSALRKVAKVRLTSGFEVISYIGGEGHNLQEHSIVLVRGGRVKDLPGVKYHIVRGALDTAGVKDRKVSRSKYGTKKAKVKK, encoded by the coding sequence ATGCCAACAATCAACCAGCTTATTCGTAAAGAGCGACAAGCGGTCGTGAAAAAATCAAAATCACCCGCTTTGGTGTCATGTCCACAACGTCGTGGAGTATGTACTCGTGTTTATACTACAACCCCTAAAAAACCGAACTCGGCGCTTCGTAAAGTTGCTAAAGTTCGTTTGACTTCAGGGTTTGAAGTTATTAGTTATATCGGTGGTGAGGGTCACAACTTGCAAGAACACTCTATCGTTCTTGTTCGTGGTGGTCGTGTAAAAGACTTACCAGGGGTAAAATATCATATCGTTCGTGGTGCTCTTGATACTGCGGGTGTTAAAGATCGTAAAGTGTCTCGTTCTAAATACGGAACGAAAAAAGCTAAGGTGAAAAAATAA
- a CDS encoding PhnD/SsuA/transferrin family substrate-binding protein, whose amino-acid sequence MKKIILVFLLLFTLEPFTSLCAKESVHIGVLAHKNYESTHMMWDPTAEYLNTKIPEYDFHITPLRFEEFLPYLRDRKIDFVITNSAYYVDLESSFGISRIATLKNKDFNGKVQTEFGGVIFKRASNTAIQSVDDLKNKKFAAVDAESFGGWIMALRELKEQGISEKDLKTTFYGTHESAVFAVLDGKADAGTVRTDTLERMAGEGKINLNDFTLLEQKNYPDFFYQTSTRLYPEWPIATTKHTSNALAEKVAVALISMPQHSEAAEASKSMGWTIPLDYQSIHECLRELEMGPYKHFREDAFISFVKQYWYYGVITLLVLLVSQFIALYIARINAKLRDTQQALETLNDSLEDKIRDKTEHLYSESLKLEEAYLNEKYLRSILRTVADVNQMLITTRSKDELIDKATLCLSSNESFKRAKISLVHEGELSVAAAYGIGEDNTITWIERKVYEEKKNFMITNMADVRITPECRENIVLHGIKAIYALPLKSSTFSDEVIGVLTICTGRDNGFSVEEQKMIEELSGDIGFALNSFTQQNHINELYDERLESYESFIDAMVNMIEQRDTYTAGHTVRVAYYAELIAKEMELSEKEIQLLVESAKLHDIGKVVTPDSILLKPGKLSNLEYELIKEHAKAGYEVLSNVHLYKELADIMVDHHERYDGSGYPYGKKGGEISLLGHIMAVADSFDAMTTNRIYKPRKEVKESLIELSELSGTWYHPAVVNAAVKVLSDIEIDTTINQIGQTPLEEERLSYFFKDRLTKLYNEDYFMMVINGRSRYSKPNKFTVISLIDFHRYNKAFGWESGNTMIARFADFLMHKLPERLMFRVWGDRFVIADFEGNLEEVLSESPLVEAGIKTAIKEISTTTDNLEGMLRDKVI is encoded by the coding sequence ATGAAAAAAATCATCCTTGTATTTTTACTGCTGTTTACTCTTGAACCATTCACCTCTTTATGTGCCAAAGAGAGCGTACATATCGGGGTGTTAGCACATAAAAATTATGAGTCAACCCATATGATGTGGGATCCGACAGCTGAATATCTGAACACTAAAATTCCGGAGTATGATTTTCATATTACCCCTTTGAGGTTTGAAGAGTTTCTCCCCTATCTGCGAGATAGAAAGATTGATTTTGTTATCACTAATTCGGCGTATTACGTTGATTTGGAAAGCAGTTTCGGTATTTCAAGAATTGCAACTTTAAAAAATAAAGATTTTAATGGAAAGGTGCAAACGGAGTTCGGGGGTGTTATATTTAAACGTGCTTCCAATACGGCCATACAGAGCGTCGACGATTTAAAAAACAAGAAATTCGCCGCGGTGGATGCTGAATCGTTTGGCGGATGGATCATGGCACTTCGAGAACTCAAAGAACAAGGGATAAGTGAAAAGGATTTAAAAACGACATTTTACGGCACTCATGAATCGGCTGTTTTTGCAGTTTTAGACGGTAAAGCGGATGCGGGGACGGTTCGAACCGATACATTAGAGCGCATGGCGGGTGAGGGAAAAATCAACTTAAACGACTTCACCCTTTTAGAACAAAAAAATTACCCCGATTTCTTTTATCAAACCAGTACACGTCTCTATCCCGAATGGCCGATAGCAACGACAAAACATACCTCTAATGCACTTGCAGAGAAGGTAGCAGTAGCACTTATTTCGATGCCACAGCACTCGGAAGCGGCAGAGGCATCTAAGAGTATGGGATGGACGATTCCGCTCGATTATCAAAGTATCCATGAGTGTTTACGAGAACTTGAAATGGGGCCTTATAAACATTTTAGAGAGGATGCGTTTATCTCTTTTGTTAAGCAGTATTGGTATTACGGTGTTATTACATTGTTGGTGTTGTTAGTATCTCAGTTTATCGCATTATACATTGCGCGAATCAATGCAAAATTACGTGATACACAACAAGCGTTAGAGACGCTTAACGATTCATTAGAAGATAAAATTCGTGATAAAACAGAGCATCTCTATAGTGAGAGTTTAAAGCTCGAAGAGGCGTATTTGAACGAAAAATATCTCCGTAGTATTTTGAGGACAGTTGCCGATGTCAATCAGATGTTGATTACAACAAGGTCAAAAGATGAGCTGATCGATAAAGCAACGTTGTGTCTGAGTTCAAATGAATCGTTTAAAAGGGCAAAAATTTCTCTTGTTCATGAAGGAGAGTTAAGTGTCGCTGCCGCGTACGGAATCGGAGAAGATAATACGATAACATGGATAGAGCGTAAGGTATACGAAGAGAAGAAAAATTTTATGATTACGAACATGGCGGATGTACGGATAACTCCTGAGTGTAGAGAGAATATCGTTTTACATGGAATCAAAGCGATTTATGCGTTACCGTTGAAAAGCAGTACGTTTAGCGATGAGGTAATCGGTGTATTGACGATTTGTACGGGGCGGGATAACGGGTTTAGCGTTGAAGAGCAAAAAATGATTGAAGAGCTTTCCGGAGATATCGGTTTTGCCTTGAATTCGTTCACACAGCAAAATCATATCAATGAACTTTATGATGAGCGTTTAGAGAGCTACGAAAGCTTTATCGATGCTATGGTCAATATGATCGAGCAGCGTGATACCTATACGGCGGGGCATACGGTGCGGGTGGCCTATTATGCTGAATTGATAGCCAAAGAGATGGAACTGAGCGAAAAAGAGATACAACTGTTGGTCGAGTCGGCAAAATTGCATGATATCGGTAAAGTTGTTACTCCTGATTCGATATTACTCAAGCCTGGAAAATTGAGTAATTTGGAATATGAGCTTATTAAAGAACATGCCAAGGCGGGGTATGAGGTTCTCTCCAATGTCCATCTTTATAAAGAGCTTGCCGATATTATGGTTGATCATCATGAACGCTATGACGGTAGCGGTTATCCGTACGGCAAAAAAGGGGGAGAAATCTCACTTTTGGGGCATATTATGGCGGTTGCCGATTCGTTCGATGCGATGACAACCAATCGGATTTACAAACCGCGTAAAGAGGTGAAAGAGTCGTTGATTGAACTGAGTGAGTTGAGTGGCACATGGTATCATCCTGCGGTTGTGAATGCTGCGGTAAAAGTACTTTCCGATATTGAGATTGATACGACGATTAATCAGATAGGACAGACTCCTCTTGAGGAAGAGCGACTGAGTTATTTTTTCAAAGATAGGTTGACAAAACTTTACAATGAAGACTATTTTATGATGGTAATTAACGGTCGTTCTCGCTATAGTAAACCGAATAAATTTACAGTGATTTCATTGATTGATTTTCATCGTTATAATAAAGCATTCGGATGGGAGAGCGGAAATACGATGATTGCGCGTTTTGCCGATTTTTTAATGCACAAACTTCCCGAGCGGCTCATGTTCAGAGTATGGGGAGATCGGTTTGTGATTGCCGATTTTGAGGGGAATTTAGAGGAGGTGTTAAGTGAGTCGCCGTTAGTGGAAGCGGGGATTAAAACGGCTATCAAAGAGATATCCACAACTACGGATAATTTAGAGGGGATGTTACGCGATAAGGTTATTTAA